From a region of the Zerene cesonia ecotype Mississippi chromosome 11, Zerene_cesonia_1.1, whole genome shotgun sequence genome:
- the LOC119830012 gene encoding dual specificity mitogen-activated protein kinase kinase 7-like isoform X1, which yields MSNTSLEGKLKCLQERFENELRIRREGAIHNQGGHGASKPGSARRPRPPPMFTSREIPAFPPRSPQATDTEHRMREVYKVSGKLNVEGVEYRSHIDDLQQLGELGSGTCGHVVKMFHKPSGAVIAVKQMRRSGNSEETKRILMDLDVVVRSHDCPYIVRCLGCFVTDADVWICMELMASCFDKLLKRVGAPIPEAILGKVTVATVNALSYLKDNHGVIHRDVKPSNILLDERGNVKLCDFGISGRLVDSKAKTRSAGCAAYMAPERIDPPDPSRPDYDIRADVWSLGISLVELATGVFPYRDCQNDFEVLTRVIADDPPQLPEDSDFTPEFKSFVSQCLTKNYRQRPKYAKLLEHPFVVKSARSSISVGDWYATLPFCGQGSSKGGSSLSVNANGDAPATPQPVRNFVTSSQHWMEQVTPTPGRAWWANNASPGGSSSQPTSLEAELSNHSPYPRRRTIDACASPPPAPVRRVSTDNRWRASPTSSGNTSPIVLQRFYHQSQQRRSRVDLHATPRHRSVSREHSAGRSPEPPPRTSRHSRTQANGSMDLEPPPLHDRLHPPSPLLLNDRLSEGRSQSLTRAEVRNGFRAELAAPAHPIPHKHHHDDQGECIHTYIHIHIHIHTHTQKLARAHARKHAYIHARTYNVSNIHTFTPIQTYTSKIMHNYCAYGLL from the exons atgtCAAATACTTCACTCGAAGGGAAACTAAAATGTTTGCAAGAACGTTTTGAAAATGAATTGCGTATTCGTAGAGAGGGAGCTATTCACAACCAAGGTGGACATGGAGCCTCCAAACCCGGGAGTGCACGGAGGCCTAGGCCTC CGCCCATGTTCACCAGCAGGGAGATACCTGCATTCCCACCAAGGTCACCACAGGCCACTGACACTGAGCACAGGATGCGAGAGGTGTACAAG gTGAGCGGCAAACTGAACGTCGAAGGTGTAGAGTACAGGTCACACATAGATGACCTGCAGCAGTTGGGCGAGCTTGGCAGCGGCACTTGCGGCCATGTCGTTAAAATGTTCCACAAGCCCTCGGGGGCTGTTATTGCTGTTAAG CAAATGCGACGTTCAGGCAATTCGGAAGAGACAAAGCGCATCCTAATGGACCTGGACGTTGTGGTCCGGTCTCACGACTGCCCCTACATAGTGCGGTGCCTCGGATGCTTCGTCACCGACGCTGATGTGTGGATCTGTATGGAACTGATGGCGTCCTGCTTCGATAAGCTGCTGAAGAGAGTCGGTGCTCCGATACCGGAGGCGATATTGGGGAAGGTCACCGTTGCT ACGGTCAACGCGCTATCGTACCTCAAAGACAACCATGGGGTGATACACAGGGACGTGAAGCCCAGCAACATACTGTTGGACGAGCGTGGCAATGTCAAGCTCTGCGACTTCGGCATCAGCGGCCGCCTGGTGGACTCCAAGGCGAAGACGAGGAGCGCCGGGTGTGCAGCTTATATGGCT CCAGAGAGGATAGACCCGCCGGACCCGAGCCGGCCGGACTACGACATACGCGCGGACGTGTGGTCGCTCGGCATCTCGCTGGTGGAGCTGGCAACCGGCGTGTTTCCCTACAGGGACTGCCAGAATGACTTCGAAGTGCTCACCAGG GTGATTGCGGACGATCCCCCACAGCTGCCCGAGGACAGCGATTTCACACCTGAGTTCAAATCATTCGTCTCACAGTG cCTAACAAAAAACTACCGCCAGCGGCCGAAGTACGCGAAGCTTCTGGAACATCCGTTCGTTGTGAAATCGGCGCGCAGCTCCATATCGGTCGGCGACTGGTACGCGACGCTGCCGTTCTGCGGCCAGGGGTCAAGTAAGGGCGGCTCGAGCCTCTCGGTGAACGCGAACGGCGACGCGCCGGCGACCCCCCAGCCGGTGAGGAACTTCGTCACCAGCTCGCAGCACTGGATGGAGCAGGTCACACCTACGCCGGGGAG AGCGTGGTGGGCGAACAACGCCAGTCCGGGGGGCAGCAGCTCACAGCCGACCAGCTTAGAAGCGGAGTTATCGAACCACTCCCCCTACCCGAGGAGAAG AACGATAGACGCGTGTGCCTCCCCCCCTCCCGCGCCGGTGAGACGAGTTTCCACGGACAATCGGTGGAGGGCGTCGCCTACC AGTTCTGGCAACACCAGTCCCATAGTGCTGCAGCGGTTTTACCATCAGAGCCAACAGAGGCGGTCGAGGGTCGACCTACACGCAACGCCGAGGCATAGAAG tgtAAGCCGTGAACACAGCGCGGGGAGGTCTCCGGAGCCTCCGCCGCGGACGTCGCGACACAGTCGGACGCAAg CTAACGGCAGTATGGACTTGGAGCCACCCCCACTACACGATAGACTGCATCCACCATCACCCTTACTTCTTAACGACAG attatCGGAAGGGCGAAGTCAGAGCCTGACGCGCGCGGAGGTACGGAACGGCTTCCGCGCCGAGCtcgccgcgcccgcgcaccCCATCCCGCACAAGCACCACCACGACGATCAGGGTGagtgcatacatacatacatacacatacacatacacatacacacacatacacaaaaactTGCGCGCGCGCACGCTCGCAAACATGCCTACATACATGCTCGTACTTATAATGTCTcgaatatacatacattcacACCGATTCAAACATACACATCCAAAATCATGCACAATTACTGTGCCTACGGCCTGCTCTGA
- the LOC119830012 gene encoding dual specificity mitogen-activated protein kinase kinase 7-like isoform X2 has translation MSNTSLEGKLKCLQERFENELRIRREGAIHNQGGHGASKPGSARRPRPPPMFTSREIPAFPPRSPQATDTEHRMREVYKVSGKLNVEGVEYRSHIDDLQQLGELGSGTCGHVVKMFHKPSGAVIAVKQMRRSGNSEETKRILMDLDVVVRSHDCPYIVRCLGCFVTDADVWICMELMASCFDKLLKRVGAPIPEAILGKVTVATVNALSYLKDNHGVIHRDVKPSNILLDERGNVKLCDFGISGRLVDSKAKTRSAGCAAYMAPERIDPPDPSRPDYDIRADVWSLGISLVELATGVFPYRDCQNDFEVLTRVIADDPPQLPEDSDFTPEFKSFVSQCLTKNYRQRPKYAKLLEHPFVVKSARSSISVGDWYATLPFCGQGSSKGGSSLSVNANGDAPATPQPVRNFVTSSQHWMEQVTPTPGRAWWANNASPGGSSSQPTSLEAELSNHSPYPRRRTIDACASPPPAPVRRVSTDNRWRASPTSSGNTSPIVLQRFYHQSQQRRSRVDLHATPRHRSVSREHSAGRSPEPPPRTSRHSRTQANGSMDLEPPPLHDRLHPPSPLLLNDRLSEGRSQSLTRAEVRNGFRAELAAPAHPIPHKHHHDDQASL, from the exons atgtCAAATACTTCACTCGAAGGGAAACTAAAATGTTTGCAAGAACGTTTTGAAAATGAATTGCGTATTCGTAGAGAGGGAGCTATTCACAACCAAGGTGGACATGGAGCCTCCAAACCCGGGAGTGCACGGAGGCCTAGGCCTC CGCCCATGTTCACCAGCAGGGAGATACCTGCATTCCCACCAAGGTCACCACAGGCCACTGACACTGAGCACAGGATGCGAGAGGTGTACAAG gTGAGCGGCAAACTGAACGTCGAAGGTGTAGAGTACAGGTCACACATAGATGACCTGCAGCAGTTGGGCGAGCTTGGCAGCGGCACTTGCGGCCATGTCGTTAAAATGTTCCACAAGCCCTCGGGGGCTGTTATTGCTGTTAAG CAAATGCGACGTTCAGGCAATTCGGAAGAGACAAAGCGCATCCTAATGGACCTGGACGTTGTGGTCCGGTCTCACGACTGCCCCTACATAGTGCGGTGCCTCGGATGCTTCGTCACCGACGCTGATGTGTGGATCTGTATGGAACTGATGGCGTCCTGCTTCGATAAGCTGCTGAAGAGAGTCGGTGCTCCGATACCGGAGGCGATATTGGGGAAGGTCACCGTTGCT ACGGTCAACGCGCTATCGTACCTCAAAGACAACCATGGGGTGATACACAGGGACGTGAAGCCCAGCAACATACTGTTGGACGAGCGTGGCAATGTCAAGCTCTGCGACTTCGGCATCAGCGGCCGCCTGGTGGACTCCAAGGCGAAGACGAGGAGCGCCGGGTGTGCAGCTTATATGGCT CCAGAGAGGATAGACCCGCCGGACCCGAGCCGGCCGGACTACGACATACGCGCGGACGTGTGGTCGCTCGGCATCTCGCTGGTGGAGCTGGCAACCGGCGTGTTTCCCTACAGGGACTGCCAGAATGACTTCGAAGTGCTCACCAGG GTGATTGCGGACGATCCCCCACAGCTGCCCGAGGACAGCGATTTCACACCTGAGTTCAAATCATTCGTCTCACAGTG cCTAACAAAAAACTACCGCCAGCGGCCGAAGTACGCGAAGCTTCTGGAACATCCGTTCGTTGTGAAATCGGCGCGCAGCTCCATATCGGTCGGCGACTGGTACGCGACGCTGCCGTTCTGCGGCCAGGGGTCAAGTAAGGGCGGCTCGAGCCTCTCGGTGAACGCGAACGGCGACGCGCCGGCGACCCCCCAGCCGGTGAGGAACTTCGTCACCAGCTCGCAGCACTGGATGGAGCAGGTCACACCTACGCCGGGGAG AGCGTGGTGGGCGAACAACGCCAGTCCGGGGGGCAGCAGCTCACAGCCGACCAGCTTAGAAGCGGAGTTATCGAACCACTCCCCCTACCCGAGGAGAAG AACGATAGACGCGTGTGCCTCCCCCCCTCCCGCGCCGGTGAGACGAGTTTCCACGGACAATCGGTGGAGGGCGTCGCCTACC AGTTCTGGCAACACCAGTCCCATAGTGCTGCAGCGGTTTTACCATCAGAGCCAACAGAGGCGGTCGAGGGTCGACCTACACGCAACGCCGAGGCATAGAAG tgtAAGCCGTGAACACAGCGCGGGGAGGTCTCCGGAGCCTCCGCCGCGGACGTCGCGACACAGTCGGACGCAAg CTAACGGCAGTATGGACTTGGAGCCACCCCCACTACACGATAGACTGCATCCACCATCACCCTTACTTCTTAACGACAG attatCGGAAGGGCGAAGTCAGAGCCTGACGCGCGCGGAGGTACGGAACGGCTTCCGCGCCGAGCtcgccgcgcccgcgcaccCCATCCCGCACAAGCACCACCACGACGATCAGG CCAGCCTATGA
- the LOC119830495 gene encoding receptor-mediated endocytosis protein 6 homolog, with protein MMQSNTEGCMNIAELANQLRREKIFINSERQLLQNLNEELEKSALELLQQSWICSQQRQNLTNLITSRCEADSIAACQRASLLESTTFIDVYKVLKYKEANALGELLGWLKDTPHLMALCLMLGEEHMPPSLPSALVAGLYGSCRSPLDRTRLLAVIRSLIKHQMAPSSDPRKLFRTNKCALSSLYSIYRDGHSPARQFLVAALQGPVMAVLHEDEFFLDADPDKAMERFSPADRLKKFGQSNSSEYSAKVARYRKWTVQSLYNLTSKFIAALREYWPNFPTTIAWIVQQIVHLLKQHSRITEREVHAICTDLVFNHFICPAIVNPEAHGVVDIPVSYIARFNLIQIAQIIQMLCLARYQEVEPKVRDLYTKFERSCVWSLIEAVTSPACGPAPPAPPAPDAPLRTDAPPRTQLALYTYCDVHALITFLRRISSKLNNNASNGNAQETNGSASSNEVANFGLIIITSGGSSALPSFSSLLLGILGFGTLPSMPRLLPQFSGVSLLSGVGLKIHIAGELAQQVVQARAVVGLESVQQRRETCAAIAALAVRVRCLQAGGGGAVPGGNDVYGRDYSNYKLLFSVSHDEVSLGNTSDNLEAVSEAASNHSVTSSLELETEDQNDNMSDMVSANVSGRGSPNISGRETPSSQVTDGDTAGDQPPRRAPQNAPVNQASSANQAKLLKQTRNEIEDKFCKFEIKKLLEGDETISIMSDTWSTDVLASDSETIGDTCDHAQNANTQGSTGNNTNVPDVSETASESAWSVDVLASDSDRNTEVDTDDCVSVAARPDTSWPRRPSAHDDCILRPQNGTAKRPDMNSPRHTPRANLPHSPNETQQNAISRRSSVGLWSFPGASWPNSYRSVLDYHIKIYIYSFDQVMTCYATSAPESPSTAPAQLTADVFDYPQNNNNPPAENPEEEADNQHTSTGSDATSQWVTDSFPRLDGFGAKYMPSTSKGYEESDPMDRSLNSSESSFNALSVSQCGRFDGEPERPERPDEPRVNELIARMSCAAISRSSKSEIRTSVVNISSSRIERRRDTRDVRDQATSNISLSTLSVNSETSVSAASSSQDVNSENVTERRVSPPPAKLSTGAIPKSISFDATAEKTQRRRLVGEEIVGNLDELKSNVKRSGGNLLHKIKMFRQKGRSHHSEVKVTEEDVRSDDRSTEGGESSEEILAKYRRHADSKQRKLTRRPSDVADTELDKNEGVVDLNDPEVFDSMKRRLRTVLSNTDFHCVEYVPNRCSSTSLAEWVRAGRGAGAAAAARALAAAGAGARAARLAAALRADLAARRPYAAYLATCRAARAHALHDLRSQIKLVRWEVSESARCAGAARVLEQLERGAPLRRLARHHAARAHHAVNGGELMDEKATRLTASIKAITAEVKADPSWEGATPTVVESVEVTVERAVFARLYLQVLFPNGDGDIARDQVLSEHMRRLAACTSARGAGVAARHAWAAPFPHAQALLRHLPVYRTPRDKVACIMRVVSSLMAVLSLTDGSPPAADDLTPVLVLVILKVNPPSLLSTIELVNALGGGVLAGEALYWWTQFCAAVAYIKTMDYAPDT; from the exons ATGATGCAATCAAATACAGAAGGATGCATGAATATAGCTGAATTGGCAAATCAATTACGTCgagaaaaaatctttattaattccGAGAGACAACTGTTACAAAATCTCAATGAAGAATTGGAAAAAAGTGCTTTGGAATTGTTGCAACAGTCTTGGATTTGTTCCCAACAACGGCAAAACCTCACTAACTTGATAACTTCAAGATGTGAGGCAGACTCAATTGCTGCTTGCCAGAGGGCCAGCCTTCTTGAGAGCACCACCTTTATTGATGTTTACAAGGTCTTGAAGTACAAA GAAGCGAATGCTTTGGGTGAACTCCTCGGATGGCTCAAGGATACTCCGCACCTGATGGCTCTCTGTCTCATGTTGGGAGAGGAGCACATGCCTCCATCCTTACCCTCTGCTCTCGTAGCCGGATTGTATGGAAGCTGTAGATCCCCACTGGACAGAACTCGCCTGTTAGCTGTTATCCGATCTTTAATCAAACATCAGATGGCACCATCAAGTGATCCCAGAAA ATTGTTCCGCACAAACAAATGTGCTCTATCGTCGCTCTACAGTATATATCGGGATGGGCATTCACCAGCGAGACAGTTCCTTGTGGCAGCTTTACAGGGTCCCGTGATGGCGGTGTTGCATGAAGACGAGTTCTTCCTTGACGCCGATCCAGATAAGGCCATGGAAAG ATTCTCACCGGCGGACCGCCTCAAGAAGTTCGGCCAATCGAACAGCAGCGAATATAGCGCGAAGGTGGCGAGATACCGCAAGTGGACCGTGCAGTCGCTGTACAACCTCACCAGCAAGTTCATAGCGGCGCTGCGGGAGTACTGGCCAAACTTCCCGACCACCATAGCGTGGATCGTTCAACAGATTGTGCACCTGTTGAAGCAGCATTCGAG GATAACCGAACGCGAAGTGCACGCAATATGCACGGACCTTGTGTTCAACCACTTCATATGCCCCGCCATCGTAAACCCGGAGGCGCACGGTGTGGTCGACATACCGGTGTCGTATATAGCGCGGTTCAATCTCATACAGATAGCGCAGATCATACAGATGCTGTGCCTAGCGAGGTATCAAGAG GTGGAGCCCAAGGTGCGCGACCTGTACACCAAGTTCGAGCGCTCGTGCGTGTGGTCGCTGATAGAGGCGGTGACGAGCCCGGCGTGCGgccccgcgccccccgcgccgcccgcgcccgacGCGCCGCTGCGCACCGACGCGCCGCCCCGCACCCAGCTCGCGCTCTACACCTACTGCGACGTGCATGCGCTG ATTACGTTTTTACGAAGAATATCCTCTAAACTCAACAACAACGCATCTAACGGTAACGCTCAAGAGACCAATGGGAGCGCCTCCTCGAACGAAGTTGCCAATTTTGG CTTGATCATCATCACTTCGGGCGGCTCCAGTGCACTCCCCTCCTTCTCCTCGCTGCTCCTAGGTATCCTGGGTTTCGGCACTTTGCCGAGTATGCCGCGCTTGTTGCCGCAATTCTCGGGGGTCTCTTTGCTCTCCGGTGTCGgtctaaaaatacatatt GCCGGCGAGCTGGCGCAGCAGGTCGTGCAGGCGCGCGCGGTAGTTGGGCTCGAGAGTGTGCAGCAGCGCCGCGAGACGTGCGCAGCCATCGCCGCTCTCGCCGTCCGCGTCCGATGTCTCCAGGCTGGAGGAGGAGGTGCTGTCCCTGGTGGGAACGATGTTTATGGTCGTGACTATAGTAACTATAAGTTGTT GTTCTCGGTATCCCACGACGAAGTGTCTCTCGGCAATACGTCGGATAACCTCGAAGCGGTGTCCGAGGCGGCTTCTAACCACAGCGTCACCTCCAGCCTTGAGTTGGAGACGGAGGACCAGAACGACAATATGTCCGATATG GTGTCGGCTAACGTGAGTGGCAGGGGCAGTCCCAATATATCTGGGCGTGAGACGCCCTCGTCGCAGGTCACAGATGGGGATACCGCGGGTGATCAACCGCCTAGGCG TGCACCACAAAATGCGCCAGTGAACCAAGCGTCCAGCGCCAACCAAGCCAAACTCTTGAAGCAAACTCGCAATGAAATCGAAGACAAGTTCTGTAAATTCGAGATTAAG AAGCTTCTGGAAGGCGACGAGACTATCAGCATAATGTCGGACACATGGAGCACGGATGTGTTGGCGTCCGACTCCGAGACCATCGGCGATACGTGCGACCACGCGCAAAATGCCAACACACAAg GTTCAACCGGAAACAATACGAACGTGCCGGACGTGTCGGAGACGGCGAGCGAGTCGGCGTGGAGCGTGGACGTGCTGGCGTCCGACAGCGATCGGAACACTGAg GTGGATACGGACGACTGCGTGTCGGTAGCGGCCCGCCCGGACACGTCGTGGCCGCGTCGTCCCTCCGCGCACGACGACTGCATACTGAGACCGCAG AACGGCACCGCAAAGAGACCGGACATGAACAGCCCTCGGCACACGCCTAGAGCAAAC ctcccccactcaccgaacgaaacacagcagaatgctatttcacgccggtcttctgtggggctTTGgtccttccccggtgcgagctggcccaattcgtaccgaagtgtgctcgactaccacattaaaatatatatttattcctttGACCAGGTAATGACATGCTACGCCACATCAGCTCCAGAGAGCCCGAGCACTGCGCCGGCGCAGCTCACTGCAGATGTTTTCGACTACCCGCAAAATAA CAACAACCCACCAGCGGAGAACCCAGAGGAAGAGGCCGACAACCAGCACACCAGCACCGGCTCGGACGCCACCAGCCAGTGGGTGACGGACAGCTTCCCGCGGCTGGACGGTTTCGGCGCCAAGTACATGCCCTCCACCTCCAAGGGCTATGAGGAGAGCGACCCTATGGACAG GTCGCTGAACTCGAGCGAGAGCTCGTTCAACGCGCTGTCCGTGTCGCAGTGCGGGCGGTTCGACGGCGAGCCCGAGCGGCCCGAGCGGCCCGACGAGCCGCGCGTCAACGAGCTCATCGCGCGGATGAGTTGCGCCGCCATCTCCAGGTCCAGCAAGAGCGAGATCCGGACCAGTGTT GTCAACATAAGCTCGTCGCGCATAGAGCGACGCCGCGACACGCGCGACGTGCGCGACCAAGCGACAAGCAACATTTCGCTGAGCACGCTGTCAGTGAACAGCGAGACGTCGGTATCGGCGGCCAGCTCCAGCCAGGACGTGAACTCGGAGAACGTCACCGAGAGGAGAGTGAGCCCGCCGCCGGCCAAACTCTCCACTGGCGCGATACCCAAGAGTATCAGCTTCGATGCTACCGCCGAGAAGACGCAAAG GAGACGCCTGGTCGGCGAGGAGATAGTCGGCAACCTGGACGAGCTGAAGAGCAACGTGAAGCGGTCCGGCGGCAACCTGCTGCACAAGATCAAGATGTTCCGGCAGAAGGGCCGGTCGCATCACAGCG aggTGAAAGTGACAGAAGAAGATGTCCGGAGCGACGACCGGAGCACGGAAGGCGGCGAGAGTTCCGAGGAGATTCTGGCCAAGTATCGCCGACACGCCGACAGCAAGCAGCGCAAGCTCACCCGCCGACCCTCCGACGTGGCCGACACTGAGCTGGACAA AAACGAGGGTGTCGTCGATTTGAACGACCCGGAGGTGTTCGACAGTATGAAGCGGCGGCTCCGTACCGTCCTCTCCAACACGGACTTCCATTGCGTCGAGTATGTGCCTAAT CGCTGCAGCAGCACGAGCCTGGCGGAGTGGGTGCGCGCggggcgcggcgcgggcgcggcggcggcggcgcgcgcgctggcggcggcgggggcgggcgcgcgcgccgcccgcctgGCGGCCGCGCTGCGCGCCGACCTGGCCGCGCGCCGCCCCTACGCCGCCTACCTGGCCACCtgccgcgccgcgcgcgcgcacgcGCTGCACGACCTGCGCAG CCAGATCAAGCTGGTCCGCTGGGAGGTGTCGGAGAgcgcgcggtgcgcgggcgcAGCTCGCGTGCTGGAGCAGCTGGAGCGCGGCGCGCCGCTGCGCCGCCTGGCGCGCCACCACGCTGCGCGGGCGCACCACGCGGTCAACG GTGGAGAGCTGATGGATGAAAAAGCAACCCGACTCACGGCCAGCATAAAGGCGATCACCGCGGAAGTTAAGGCCGATCCATCTTGGGAAg GTGCGACACCAACGGTGGTGGAAAGTGTGGAGGTGACGGTCGAGAGGGCGGTGTTCGCGAGGCTGTACCTGCAGGTGCTGTTCCCGAATGGGGACGGCGACATTGCTAGGGATCA GGTGCTGAGCGAGCACATGCGGCGGCTGGCGGCGTGCACGAgcgcgcgcggcgcgggcgTGGCGGCGCGCCACGCGTGGGCCGCGCCCTTCCCGCACGCGCAGGCGCTGCTGCGCCACCTGCCCGTCTACCGCACGCCGCGCGACAAG GTGGCATGTATAATGCGTGTAGTGTCGTCGCTAATGGCGGTGCTGTCGCTGACGGACGGCTCGCCGCCCGCCGCCGACGACCTCACGCCCGTACTGGTGCTCGTCATACTTAAG GTGAATCCACCGTCGCTGCTGTCGACCATCGAGCTGGTGAACGCGCTGGGCGGCGGCGTGCTCGCGGGCGAGGCGCTGTACTGGTGGACGCAGTTCTGTGCCGCCGTCGCGTACATCAAGACCATGGACTACGCGCCCGACACGTAG